The following is a genomic window from Solanum lycopersicum chromosome 6, SLM_r2.1.
GAGAATTCCTAGTGAAATttgtacaaaaagaaaaaaagaaaattcctCTTTTGGATGAGGTGGACAACACCAAATGTGCATTGTATGTTATTGGGAATAAAAACATTATATGTAATGGCATGGTCAAAATCGTGTTGCCCGTGAAAAGTTAGTAATTCCTCCCTTGAGATGAAAATCAACGTTTCATTAGTCATCTTTTagataatattttcaatattaagCAACGGTATCGAATATTTGAATAGAACTCTATAAATTTATTAGCGATAAATTAatagaattatatatatttatttttttctatcctatcaaataaaatgaaatagaggGAGTAGATGAAGTCGGGAGAATGTGAATTGTATGAAAATATTCAGCGttgacaaaataaatatagCTTTATTGTGAATTAGACAAACTAAAGAAgcttttttctaatttagtGTTACTTTAGACTTGAGATACTACGTTAACTTTCAACCTCTCAAGCAACGCTTGCAATGAAGTCAGCTCCTCTCTTTGACCACACGTTCTTTAGTGTTTGCTTCAGGTGATAATCATttcgattttgttttttttgataTCAACTCGTTtgattaatttagatttatgATCTTTAATAACCATTAGAGTAGAAACGCTTCTGATATTTTCCATCATACCATATTGAAGAGTATCACATTTTGatataatgcatgcattaattatatgtattagTAATTTCTTCTTTGGTGCATTTTTTCATGCTATGTATAActaattagttatatattctATTGTGTATCGAGGAGTGTATTGCTCTTGTAAATAGATATTTTTAcgcaatatatattatttttaatataccaaATCTAACAACGGATAAGTAagtataactaatacatgcatTACTAATGCActctatttaatattatttttatacactcAACTAGACGATAATGTATACCAATATTGGCCCTTACGATAGAAAAGAATCAGTCCATGACCAAAGATTTGTTGTGTTCAACATTGACAGAGTTTGGCAAGAAGGCAATATATGTACCAAACCAATAAAGTCAATCCTTGCCAACCCATTTTTAATTTCTCCCACATATATAAATCTCTTCATTATTACTCAACTTTTTTAGTTTACCTTGGAGGCTTTGCTTTAGCTTAATTTGctgaataagaaattaaaaggcAAATCTTCTTCGTCCCCCATTCATttctattatttctttcttgtttctttACTTCCAAGGTAAATCCATATTTCTACCTAgcacttcttttttcttcatatttgtaTCCTATTGTATGTATTCCTTTGTTACCTGATACCTGTTGCTGGTGGGAGGTAGCACGTATCTCATAAAATTAGTACTGGTGTGCGAAAGCTGACCCAGACATCATGGTCATAAAcaaaagtattttctttttgttagcAAGGATTTTGTTGAGGGGATTCAAGAAAATCGAAAAGTACCATATCTTTATGCTATTTACGGTATAATAACTTATGTCTATATTAATAGTGAAGTACAATagttttttatgaatttaacgACGTTGTAAATTAATTTAGTGTAACCACAAAGATTAGAGCACCAAAAATGCAGGGGTGAACCTTCTTTTGTGGCAGCAAAGCCGGCTTTTAATTAGTGGGAAATTATAAGAACACTAACCATATAGTTAAGGTAACGCGTTgctttatattatttgtttaaagTGTTAATCCCATGTGACCTTTGCTGCATTTCCTATGCCATTCTTCAACTTCACTTTATTACTTAGAACACACACTTTGTCTCTGCCCAAGATCCAATGAACAAGCTCATTTAATCATCTATTTAAGTCTACTTGTATTATGTGTTGTACTAAGAGATAACAATTTTCTTGAATTGtgctttttccttttcttctaagAGTTGCTTTTCACTTCATATATTTGTAGGTGGATAGTTTTCATGTGGATGAACTTTGATGGGGTTAGTTAGGAATCTTGATATGAGAAGTGGAGATTCTTTAGAAGGATTGTTGAGTGACAAAAGTAAgatgagacaacaaaagagtGGTTCTTCAAGGGTTGTTACTTTGTTAACTTGTTTACAGTTCATGTTTGCTGTTTATGCTACATTTCTTCTGTATTACATGAGCCCCTCTATAGATTTAAGGTCTAAACCAGATTTTAGTTGGACTACAAGAATTGCTAACCAATGGAAGCAATTCATAATCCCTCCTCACGTCGTTACTCGTTATAATCAGGAAGCTAATTCAGTTGTTAGAGCTGAAAGTACTCAACCAAGTAGTCCTTCTGAAGTTTGTGAGCATGAGAAGATTGATTTTGTACAGAAGAAGTCGAACGATGCTGTCATGATCAAGTTGAAGACAGAGCTTTATCAAGAAGTGCTAGATTTTCAAAGAAAGTCCTTTGGTGCTGAGACTCTATCTCAACTGATGGCAATGAAGTCCAAATGGGATTTGCGCGGTCCAAACAAGCCAAAAATCACAGTGATTTTGAATCATTTTAAGAGGAAAACACTTTGTGCTCAGCTTGACTCTTTGCTAGGCCAAACCCTCCCATTTCATCATGCTTGGGTGCTCTCATTTGGAAGTCCAAATGAACAGTCCTTAAAGAGAATTGTTCATAGATATAATGACTCGAGAATAAGCTTTATCAGTTCAAGCTATGATTTCAAGTACTATGGAAGGTTCCAATTGGCCTTACAAACAGAAGCTGACCTTGTATATATCATCGATGATGACATGATCCCGGGGAAAAAGATGCTGCAAATGTTTGCACATGTTGCAGGAACAGACAAGTACAAAAATTCTGTTTTGGGCAGCATTGGTAGGATTTTGCCTTTTAGACAGAAGGATTCTAGTTTTCCGAGCTATAGGAAGTTTCGATCCAAGGAAGCAGGGCTGTATTTACCTGATCCTGCCTATAACATCACAGTGAACAAAATTGTTCAGGTGGATTTCCTCTCTAGTTCTTGGTTTATGTCTGCTGAACTTGTCAAGACACTCTTTATCGAGACACCATTTACGTTCATGACAGGGGAAGACTTGCACTTAAGGTATGTACTTTAACGGGCTTTACTTTTCTGTGCCAAAATATTTCACACAGTAAATCATATGTACACTTTCAGAAATTTCATCAATCTCTTCATTTaagaaaagataataaatttgcGAGTCAGTCATATGTTAATGAGTACATTACATAAAGTAATATAACTTTGTtcatatattgatataaaaaatgtcaatattCTAGGACTGCTCCACTTGATAATGCATAGTGTACCACTAGATTGTTATCTGATAAAGATTAGCATTTTGCAAGTTGATCATTAGAATGTCTATTCTTTTCTAGGCACTTTAGAAAAGAATATTCTTCACCTAATAATATTTGATTTCTTAATGATCAACTTTTCTGCAAAAAGTATTATACTATTGGAGTCCTGCATATTCTGTGTCTCTCTTGTTTGATCCTTAAGTAATCCTCTTTTTGGCTTTTAATCTGCtttatgaaaataaaggaaCTTTATAAGAACTTATAATGACttcaatttcattaaaaattgcAGCTATCAGCTTCAGAAGTATAGAAATGCTGCTTCGTTTGTGCTACCAGTTGATCCAAAAGATAAAGACACTTGGGGTGACAGTGAGCATAGGCTTGCCTATGTATCCGAAACAACTGTAATTTTCAAAGACATTGTTCAAGTACGAGATGATCAGTGGTGGAAGGTGCTTTCTACTGGCTACGTGACACAATGGGCTGCGATGTATCCACAAAAAATCGATGTGCTTTTCTATGCCCACTCTGTCGATGAAGTTAAAGCTCTTGCGCCTCTTCTGCTAAAGTTCAGTTCAACTGTTGGAAAAAAGGCCTATATCGTTGTCTCAGGAGGCAAATTTTGCCCTTGTGAAGATGCTGCAGCAGCTTTGAAGTGGCCTAAGACAGTATGCAAGGAAAAAAGATTCAAGATTATGGATCTAGGAGTTGGTGCTTTATCAGGAAATTCAAATTCAGAAGTGCCTGTTGTTCAAGCAGTGTATGCTAGCATGAAAGGACTGATCAAAATTCACAATCCTAGCTTAGTGATCACAGTAGACGATACAGACTCTAACGTGAAGAAAGCTCTGAAGATGGCTACTGAAGCTAACACAAATAGTTCAACACTCGTTCTTCTTCCAAAGTCATCGGTGTCAAAGGTTCTTTGGATGGCTGATATTCGTTCAACAGCATTGCCAAGTAAGAACTTAATGTATTTTACACTAAAtacttccctttttttttgtgtagatTTCTGAACAGCgcgtttttttttacttcagaTTGGAACCGTATGAAGATTCATGTGAATATCATCACACAAACCAGAGCTAATTCACTTGCAAGGCTTCTCAAGTCTCTAAGTGATGCATACTACATTGGTGAAGAAGTTCCTATAACTTTCAACATGGATAGCAAGGTGGATGAGGCAACTCTAAAGCTTGTCAACTCATTCAATTGGCCTCATGGACCCAAAATTCTTCGAAGGAGAATCATTCAAGGAGGCCTAATTCGAGCAGTTAGTGAGAGTTGGTACCCCTCATCGGACGATGATTTTGGTCTCTTACTTGAAGATGACATTGAAGTTTCCCCATACTATTACCTTTGGATCAAATATGCGCTCTTATCCTACCACTATGACCCTGAAATATCTCTCCCTGAGCTCTCCTCGATCTCTCTTTACACTCCACGGTTAGTGGAAGTTGTAAAAGAAAGGCCTAAATGGAATGCAACAGAATTCTTCAAACACATCCATCCAAACACACCTTATCTCCACCAGCTACCTTGCAGTTGGGGTGCAGTTTTTTTCCCAAAGCAATGGCGGGAATTCTACGTTtacatgaacatgagattcaCAGAAGACGCGAAGCAGAATCCTGTACAAATCCCAAGATCAAGAACCAATGGTTGGCAAGCATCTTGGAAGAAGTTCTTGATAGACATGATGTACTTAAGAGGGTACGTTACACTTTATCCGAATTTTCCAAATCAAACAAGCTTTTCGACTAATCATATGGAACCAGGAGCACATATTGCAGCTAAAGAAAATGTGATCAAACATAACAAGGCTGATTTTGAGGTGCCAT
Proteins encoded in this region:
- the LOC101258666 gene encoding uncharacterized protein encodes the protein MGLVRNLDMRSGDSLEGLLSDKSKMRQQKSGSSRVVTLLTCLQFMFAVYATFLLYYMSPSIDLRSKPDFSWTTRIANQWKQFIIPPHVVTRYNQEANSVVRAESTQPSSPSEVCEHEKIDFVQKKSNDAVMIKLKTELYQEVLDFQRKSFGAETLSQLMAMKSKWDLRGPNKPKITVILNHFKRKTLCAQLDSLLGQTLPFHHAWVLSFGSPNEQSLKRIVHRYNDSRISFISSSYDFKYYGRFQLALQTEADLVYIIDDDMIPGKKMLQMFAHVAGTDKYKNSVLGSIGRILPFRQKDSSFPSYRKFRSKEAGLYLPDPAYNITVNKIVQVDFLSSSWFMSAELVKTLFIETPFTFMTGEDLHLSYQLQKYRNAASFVLPVDPKDKDTWGDSEHRLAYVSETTVIFKDIVQVRDDQWWKVLSTGYVTQWAAMYPQKIDVLFYAHSVDEVKALAPLLLKFSSTVGKKAYIVVSGGKFCPCEDAAAALKWPKTVCKEKRFKIMDLGVGALSGNSNSEVPVVQAVYASMKGLIKIHNPSLVITVDDTDSNVKKALKMATEANTNSSTLVLLPKSSVSKVLWMADIRSTALPNWNRMKIHVNIITQTRANSLARLLKSLSDAYYIGEEVPITFNMDSKVDEATLKLVNSFNWPHGPKILRRRIIQGGLIRAVSESWYPSSDDDFGLLLEDDIEVSPYYYLWIKYALLSYHYDPEISLPELSSISLYTPRLVEVVKERPKWNATEFFKHIHPNTPYLHQLPCSWGAVFFPKQWREFYVYMNMRFTEDAKQNPVQIPRSRTNGWQASWKKFLIDMMYLRGYVTLYPNFPNQTSFSTNHMEPGAHIAAKENVIKHNKADFEVPLLKEDFRNFLPNGKMPAATRLPSLNLFNQPVSLKGLKAAGAKLGQDILKCNQTEIVTVNHETGVPSHCTKF